In the genome of Dermacentor andersoni chromosome 3, qqDerAnde1_hic_scaffold, whole genome shotgun sequence, one region contains:
- the LOC126524652 gene encoding uncharacterized protein, whose product MGMFLMSVSIYNLMLFEKYKGTAMSMTFLAWGVAGLYGPVLLAWLRDTYALQGGLLICGGIILNSVPLGMLLRRPSRINFTSLKYAISNFLFRRNATSSKSVKSAPLPLDEPGFAVSSIPEKMHSEADIMNPNLQMSAISHPPDVEEAEADLLDRGILVEDDSSFVTSETKRQPARSLLNSLVAVLRTPAFYVFLAATVVSEYSLVSFATTIVDYATDKGIELSVAARLVIFGAVGHILARICIVPLSDCAAASRLPMYACAFAVEAASTVAMPHVRSMAIITVLRIAESLAQGFVISVRGILLAQYLGIERVATCSGVFGLAMIPVSLSSPTILGYFRDTMGSYDPFYLMMAVLNAIVAAVLGLFFVYDWRHKKRQEVERCGSTHRKPDNEQPRAEPS is encoded by the exons ATGGGCATGTTTCTCATGTCCGTCTCCATTTACAACCTCATGCTTTTTGAGAAGTACAAAGGCACAGCCATGTCAATGACTTTCCTCGCCTGGGGCGTCGCTGGACTTTATGGTCCCGTTTTACTGGCTTGGCTTCGGGACACTTACGCTCTCCAAGGAGGCTTACTCATATGCGGTGGCATAATTTTAAACTCTGTACCTCTGGGCATGCTTCTAAGAAGGCCTTCACGCATCAACTTCACCAGCCTAAAATATGCAATAAGTAACTTCTTGTTTCGGAGGAACGCCACTTCTTCCAAATCGGTAAAGTCAGCGCCACTTCCACTCGATGAGCCAGGCTTCGCTGTGAGCAGCATTCCTGAGAAGATGCATAGCGAAGCAGATATCATGAATCCGAACCTACAAATGTCTGCCATTTCACACCCACCAGATGTCGAAGAAGCTGAGGCAGACTTACTTGACCGCGGAATCCTGGTAGAAGATGATTCATCTTTTGTTACGTCTGAAACCAAACGACAACCAGCGCGCAGCCTCTTGAATTCTTTAGTAGCAGTGCTGAGAACTCCTGCCTTCTACGTGTTTTTGGCTGCAACTGTAGTGAGCGAGTACTCCCTTGTGTCTTTCGCCACAACCATAGTGGACTACGCAACCGACAAGGGCATCGAGCTGTCCGTTGCAGCGCGGCTCGTAATATTCGGCGCAGTCGGCCACATACTGGCGCGCATATGTATCGTGCCACTGTCCGACTGCGCGGCAGCCAGTCGGTTGCCGATGTACGCTTGCGCCTTTGCTGTCGAAGCTGCCTCCACCGTGGCAATGCCACACGTGAGGTCAATGGCCATCATTACAGTCCTGCGGATCGCCGAATCTCTGGCGCAAGGCTTCGTCATCTCCGTCCGGGGTATCCTGCTGGCTCAATACTTGGGCATCGAAAGGGTGGCGACCTGCTCGGGTGTTTTCGGACTGGCCATGATCCCGGTGTCTCTCAGTAGCCCTACAATACTCG GATACTTCCGTGACACCATGGGGTCATACGACCCCTTCTATCTGATGATGGCCGTTCTCAATGCAATCGTGGCCGCCGTGTTGGGCTTGTTCTTCGTTTACGACTGGAGACATAAGAAGCGACAAGAAGTGGAACGGTGTGGTTCAACGCATCGAAAGCCCGACAACGAGCAGCCGCGAGCCGAACCTTCTTAG